In one window of Microtus pennsylvanicus isolate mMicPen1 chromosome 2, mMicPen1.hap1, whole genome shotgun sequence DNA:
- the Arhgap11a gene encoding rho GTPase-activating protein 11A, which yields MWDRRLVRLALLQQLRAVYGIKVKGGRGQCDRRRRETAVTEIRGKIFGVPFNSLPHSVVPEYGHIPSFLVDACTSLEEHIHTEGLFRKSGSVIRLKALKSKLDHGEACLSSALPCDVAGLLKQFFRELPEPVLPTDLHEALFKAQQLGAEEKNKATLLLSCLVADPTVDVLRYFFNFLKNVSLRASENKMDSSNLAVIFAPNLLQTSEGHEKMSANTEKKLRLQAAVVQTLIDCASDIGRVPDFILEKIPAMLGIDGLCTTPSLEAFEEGEYETPGECKRKRRQSVGDFVNGALNKLKSSRTPSLTPQQDRTAQASVSPLILTPSVKRKLPGESSHAFSSKKRKSIRHNLNFELLPSHLFSSNSTPVSVRFDTSLEGSSQSSLSPITMSGNHLISTDLRRSKRIASKKVYRVESGKAGCFSPKVSRKEKVRRSLRLKFSLGKNRDSNGCSVINRYENVGRRLANQQSLKNRIESVKTGLLFSPDIDEKLLKKDAEKMSKSEEHLLTPDGLDGADYRMSWTEPSNSSFQDMGVDGSSPIMSNPEVKNFSLEPDITVESSPVVSRELRPSPIHSQPDSSVLGSSLSGDESNLTSETLLKIQKAFSESGSDLHTLMNQGQSSVTDKGEESEASDETVRGAKGDDGRHPGEGERCVPEGEISSHQSPQLSREASIEFRSTQMKVEHEEDIHSEVPKADFIQQELPSEEQTKEPQSPRNQLNTQSAGNETVAAEEVSEAGGAAGEDEAHSSLEQSTCPVIVLSKPQPQRLAKQRSLVRKCDTAVPGALQMTEHGKVSDHIQWFNKLSLNEPDRAKVKSPLKFQRTPVRQSVRRINSLLEYGRQPVRQKLAVLGDAASPLVKSVSCDGALPSCVESSSKYSSGSSTKLGPEAQTSMSCDEPNDAISKSSVELASKSFSKIKRHPDPGHASLGTTRLCKQESKSGGQIKFPLDDLTNHDRSKFVNNTAGIKNRVLRKPSEKERVWYKGSPKNPIGKTHLLPTSKPVDL from the exons CTTCCTTGTTGATGCATGCACATCTTTAGAAGAGCATATTCATACAGAAGGGCTATTTAGGAAGTCAGGGTCTGTTATTCGTCTGAAGGCACTAAAG AGTAAACTGGACCATGGTGAAGCCTGCCTGTCTTCTGCACTTCCCTGTGATGTTGCAGGTCTGCTTAAGCAGTTCTTCAGGGAGCTACCAGAGCCTGTCCTACCGACTGATCTTCATGAAGCACTGTTCAAAGCACAACAGTTAGGGGCGGAGGAAAAGAATAAAGCCACATTGTTGTTGTCATGTCTGGTGGCAGATCCTACAGTTGATGTATTAAGATACTTCTTTAACTTTCTTAAGAATGTTTCTCTTAG GGCAAGTGAGAATAAAATGGATAGCAGCAATCTTGCAGTGATATTTGCACCGAATCTTCTTCAGACAAGTGAAGGCCATGAGAAAATGTCTGCTAACACAGAGAAAAAGCTACGCTTGCAGGCAGCAGTAGTGCAGACTCTTATTGATTGTGCATCAGATATTG GACGTGTGCCAGATTTTATCCTGGAAAAGATACCAGCCATGTTAGGTATTGATGGTCTCTGTACTACCCCATCCCTGGAAGCCTTTGAAGAAGGAGAATATGAAACTCCTGGTGaatgtaagagaaaaagaagacaaagtgtTGGAG ATTTTGTTAACGGAGCCCTAAATAAACTTAAGTCTAGCAGAACACCCTCTCTTACACCTCAGCAAGATAGAACTG CCCAGGCCTCTGTATCACCATTGATTCTCACACCAAGTGTTAAGCGTAAACTTCCGGGAGAGTCTTCGCATGCCTTCTCAAGTAAGAAAAGGAAGTCCATCAGACACAACTTGAACTTTGAGCTGCTGCCAAGTCACCTCTTCAGCAGCAATTCTACTCCAGTGTCAG TTCGCTTTGATACCAGCCTGGAAGGGTCTTCTCAGAGTTCACTCTCACCTATCACCATGAGTGGAAACCACTTGATCAGTACAGACCTAAGGCGAAGTAAAAGGATTGCGAGCAAAAAGGTTTACAG GGTAGAATCAGGAAAAGCAGGCTGCTTCTCTCCTAAGGTCAGTCGTAAAGAAAAGGTCCGAAGATCTCTTCGTCTGAAATTTAGCCTGGGGAAAAACAGAGATTCA AATGGATGTTCTGTCATCAATAGATATGAAAATGTTGGTCGACGACTAGCAAATCAACAAAGTCTAAAAAATAGGATTGAATCTGTAAAAACAGGTCTGCTTTTTAGCCCAGATATTGATGAAAAATTGCTAAAGaaag ATGCAGAAAAGATGAGTAAATCTGAGGAACACTTGTTGACTCCAGATGGACTAGATGGAGCAGATTACAGGATGTCTTGGACAGAACCCAGTAATTCAAGCTTTCAAGACATGGGTGTAGATGGATCTTCTCCAATAATGAGCAACCCTGAGGTGAAGAACTTTTCTTTGGAACCCGATATTACTGTTGAAAGCTCACCAGTTGTGTCACGTGAGCTCAGACCTTCCCCCATCCACAGCCAACCTGACAGCAGTGTGCTGGGGAGTTCCCTTAGTGGGGATGAGAGTAACCTGACCTCCGAGACCTTGCTGAAGATTCAGAAAGCCTTTTCCGAGTCTGGGAGTGATCTTCATACACTGATGAATCAGGGGCAGTCATCAGTAACCGACAAGGGGGAGGAAAGTGAGGCCAGCGATGAGACTGTGAGGGGCGCAAAGGGAGACGATGGGCGCCATCCTGGGGAAGGCGAGCGCTGCGTTCCAGAAGGAGAGATCTCTTCCCATCAAAGTCCACAACTTAGTAGAGAAGCAAGTATAGAATTTCGCTCGACTCAGATGAAGGTGGAGCATGAAGAAGACATCCATTCGGAAGTACCAAAAGCTGACTTCATCCAGCAAGAACTCCCCAGTGAGGAGCAAACAAAGGAACCACAGTCCCCAAGGAACCAACTAAATACTCAGTCAGCAGGGAATGAGACTGTGGCAGCAGAGGAGGTCTCTGAGGCTGGTGGCGCTGCTGGGGAAGATGAGGCTCACTCCTCTTTAGAGCAGAGTACCTGCCCTGTGATTGTCCTTTCAAAGCCTCAGCCCCAGAGGCTCGCTAAGCAGCGGTCACTGGTGAGAAAATGCGACACTGCAGTTCCTGGAGCTTTGCAAATGACGGAGCATGGAAAGGTTTCTGATCACATCCAATGGTTTAATAAACTTTCTCTAAATGAACCAGACAGAGCAAAAGTGAAGTCACCTCTGAAATTCCAGCGTACTCCTGTACGTCAGTCTGTCAGAAGAATTAATTCTTTGTTGGAGTATGGCAGGCAACCTGTGAGGCAGAAGTTGGCAGTCCTTGGCGATGCAGCTTCTCCTCTGGTAAAGTCAGTGAGTTGTGATGGTGCTCTTCCCTCTTGTGTAGAAAGTTCATCAAAATACTCCTCTGGTTCCTCTACTAAATTAGGTCCTGAAGCACAGACGTCTATGTCATGTGATGAGCCAAATGATGCAATTTCAAAATCAAGTGTTGAATTAGCTTCTAAAtctttctcaaaaattaagaGACATCCAGATCCTGGCCATGCTTCTCTTGGAACTACTAGACTCTGTAAACAGGAGAGCAAATCTGGTGGCCAAATTAAGTTTCCCTTGGATGATCTCACTAATCATGATAGATCAAAATTTGTAAATAATACGGCTGGAATAAAAAACAGAGTTCTTAGGAAGCcatcagaaaaagaaagggtcTGGTACAAAGGTTCTCCCAAAAATCCTATTGGAAAGACTCATCTACTGCCAACGAGTAAGCCTGTAGACTTGTAA